In Drosophila santomea strain STO CAGO 1482 chromosome 2L, Prin_Dsan_1.1, whole genome shotgun sequence, a single window of DNA contains:
- the LOC120457975 gene encoding zinc finger protein ZIC 2-like, producing MPKKPQHLSLVASTAAGYGGGTSKPKYSLTLHNSKLAPGGKHLRDGLQQRQHLKAVDGVPVSVSVDEVVGVHLKAQGSKAVAATGEASGSVTRLMGDSGGSSGGGSGSGNGSGKDGAKCGNDNELGGGVANGVMRAQNNRLWYH from the coding sequence ATGCCCAAGAAGCCGCAGCACCTCAGCCTGGTCGCCAGTACGGCCGCCGGCTACGGAGGCGGCACCAGCAAGCCCAAGTACAGCCTGACCCTGCACAACAGCAAACTCGCCCCGGGGGGCAAGCACCTGCGCGATGGCCTCCAGCAGCGCCAGCACCTCAAGGCCGTGGATGGGGTGCccgtctccgtctccgtcGACGAGGTGGTGGGCGTGCACCTGAAGGCTCAAGGCTCAAAGGCGGTGGCCGCCACTGGCGAGGCTTCGGGCAGTGTCACCAGGCTGATGGGGGATAGCGgaggcagcagcggcggcggcagtggaagtggaaatggcaGCGGAAAGGACGGCGCCAAATGCGGAAATGACAATGAACTGGGGGGCGGAGTGGCAAACGGTGTCATGAGGGCACAAAACAACAGGCTGTGGTATCATTGA